From the Eleutherodactylus coqui strain aEleCoq1 chromosome 7, aEleCoq1.hap1, whole genome shotgun sequence genome, one window contains:
- the MEX3D gene encoding RNA-binding protein MEX3D, translating into MEEPWGEEEPGGEGPRGPQEGEPPGETDSRGRAADVYPHCGCESARPAAEHSARRPGRSHGEAAEDFPLLLGLRDAEEADPAELLGEEQLLSAARRRGVNMTEGVPVPSSEHVAEIVGRQGCKIKALRAKTNTYIKTPVRGEEPVFIVTGRKEDVEMAKHEILAAAEHFSIIRASRNKIIGIQGSTQGPPNLPGQTTIQVRVPYRVVGLVVGPKGATIKRIQQSTHTYIVTPNRDKEPVFEVTGMPENVDRAREEIEAHITMRTGSLIDFQPDNDFHSNGTDVCMDLLGGGSGNLWSKASASHRGSSGPQNETLQNSTLESPYYGTEGKAQCPGSPLRSILPGNLPLGGETNAGQPPVGLEDCEFGLEHLALDLNTPTPFWSTLETSNGQLSGCTAHRRNSGFSGCTTPLLSPTLPDNGIGLEHPLARRIQSDPVSSVSWLQNQGSFSFSNSAGYSSSSSLPNSSSVASGSPTDSSSSEGQRKSGRDCVVCYESEVIAALVPCGHNLFCMECAIRICERVLPECPACHAPATQAIRIFS; encoded by the exons ATGGAGGAGCCCTGGGGGGAGGAGGAGCCGGGCGGAGAGGGCCCCCGGGGGCCCCAGGAAGGAGAGCCCCCAGGAGAGACGGACAGCCGGGGGCGGGCTGCAGACGTCTACCCACACTGTGGCTGTGAGAGCGCCCGTCCTGCCGCAGAGCACTCAGCCCGCCGCCCGGGGCGCTCACACGGGGAGGCTGCCGAGGACTTCCCGCTGCTGCTGGGGCTCCGCGATGCTGAGGAGGCGGATCCGGCGGAGCTCCTCGGGGAAGAGCAGCTGCTGTCCGCGGCCCGCAGGAGGGGAGTCAACATGACCGAAGGCGTCCCGGTGCCGAGCTCCGAGCATGTGGCCGAGATCGTGGGCAGACAAG gGTGTAAAATTAAAGCTCTTCGAGCCAAGACTAATACTTATATCAAGACCCCTGTCCGAGGAGAGGAGCCGGTGTTCATCGTGACTGGAAGGAAAGAGGATGTGGAGATGGCCAAGCATGAGATCCTTGCAGCTGCCGAACACTTCTCAATTATAAGAGCCTCCCGAAATAAAATAATTGGAATTCAAGGATCTACACAAGGACCTCCAAACTTGCCAGGGCAAACTACAATTCAGGTCCGCGTCCCGTACCGCGTGGTTGGTCTTGTGGTAGGGCCCAAAGGTGCTACCATTAAGCGAATCCAGCAGAGTACTCATACTTACATTGTAACACCTAACCGAGATAAAGAACCTGTTTTTGAAGTCACTGGAATGCCAGAAAATGTAGACCGGGCCCGAGAGGAGATCGAGGCGCACATCACCATGAGGACAGGTTCTCTGATAGATTTCCAACCAGATAATGACTTCCATTCAAATGGCACAGATGTTTGCATGGATTTGCTAGGAGGAGGCTCGGGAAACTTATGGTCCAAGGCGTCCGCTTCACATCGAGGTTCCAGTGGGCCACAAAATGAAACTTTGCAAAACTCCACATTAGAGAGTCCCTACTATGGTACGGAAGGCAAAGCGCAATGTCCTGGAAGTCCTTTGAGATCAATTCTGCCTGGAAACCTTCCATTGGGAGGAGAGACTAACGCGGGACAGCCGCCGGTAGGATTAGAAGACTGTGAATTTGGCCTTGAGCATCTTGCCCTGGATTTGAATACACCTACACCTTTTTGGTCAACCCTTGAAACATCGAATGGACAACTTAGTGGGTGTACGGCTCACAGGCGGAATAGTGGCTTCAGTGGCTGTACGACACCTTTGCTCTCCCCTACGCTGCCTGACAATGGTATTGGGCTTGAGCATCCGCTGGCTCGCAGGATACAAAGTGACCCAGTCAGTAGCGTTTCATGGCTGCAGAACCAGGGATCCTTTTCTTTTTCGAACAGTGCTGGTTATTCGTCGTCCTCCTCTCTTCCGAACAGTTCGTCTGTGGCATCTGGTTCTCCCACGGACTCCAGCAGCTCAGAAGGCCAACGCAAGAGTGGACGGGACTGCGTCGTTTGCTATGAGAGCGAGGTCATAGCAGCCCTAGTGCCTTGTGGGCATAACTTATTTTGCATGGAGTGTGCCATCCGGATCTGTGAGCGGGTGTTACCAGAGTGTCCCGCCTGCCATGCCCCTGCCACACAAGCAATCCGCATCTTCTCCTAA